The Littorina saxatilis isolate snail1 linkage group LG1, US_GU_Lsax_2.0, whole genome shotgun sequence nucleotide sequence gagagagagagagagagagagagagagagagagagagagagagagagagagaaagagaaagagagagagagagagaaagagagagagagagacggatagagacaaaagagagagagagagagagagagagagagagagagagagagagagagagagagagagagagagagagagagagagagagagagagagagagagagagagttgctaGACGTAAATGAAACTTCTCTGGAAAGTTCATGAAAGGGGATTAAAGAATTATTCTTATAGTCGATTGATTTGATCGCATAGGACTTATGTTTGTATAGTTGCCGTTAATTTTTGAAGCCATAAAGTTAAGAAGATAAGGTTAGTTAAGTATGATTATATTGTTAAGCAAAGCATAATGATCTGAGGAAGTGGAGCGCAAGGTTTATAGTTAGTTTGGAAACGGGAGCATTCGCAGGATGTAGGTGTAGTCCAGGGAGAATAGGAAAACTGACCAATAGAATAATGTATGGAGGAAGTTGAACTccaaaaacagagagactgcTAGCCTTCTattattcagaaaaaaaataaacaaaacaagaatggttgattattggaacgtttaatttaatTGTATAAACACACCGCAAGAGCAAATAGCAACACAACGTTAAATTTACTGTACTTCGATCCAGTGGTCTTTTAATTggatacacagacaaacacttttgATACATAAAGTTTACTGATGCTCTTGAGATAGATTCATTCACCGATAAGatcaaaacacataaaacataggttcacaTATAATTACAAGCACACCTAATATATTACCACTAACCCTAACCCAGGTTGCTGTCATCTTATAATATTAACATTACAAATAAAACCCAAATAAGGTCATAAGAACTTATATCTATCTATCAAATATTGCACTGTATTTACCATCACATACACGTACGTACCTTCAAAGTAAGGATTTCAAAGCAGAGCAATCATATTACGAATACCACAGAATCAGATCATGTTACAAATTGTATATTGCGCTCACTCGATTAATAAGTGCACaatgcgctcacacacacacacacacacacacacacacacacacacacacacacacacacacacacacacacacacacacacacacacacacacacacacacacacacacatacttacacgCACATACCTCACAGCAAGCCATGTCGTATTCTCTATACGCGACACTATACAGCAAAGTATTCAAAAACACCGTCTAAAGCAACTCACCTGGCTATGCTTGCCGCTTAAACCGTTCTGGTGAGTGAAGTCGGAGTTGGTCTGCTGCACTTGTATCCGTCGACACGTGCCGGTGTCCGTGAAGAAGACGACGCGAGCGGCATACCTAAGGATGAGGACCTTGATCCACCTGGGTACGGGCCGGTAGTTCTTGTGATGCACGTTCAGCACCATCACGGTCAACACGGTGGACACCGACACCAGTATCATGGCGCAGGCAAAGTACACACCTGGCACAACACACAAGCATGGTGGTGGTAAAGTGCAGATCTCAGTGTCAGCGCCTGGAAGCACCATCATGATAAGTACGCATTTGTCAATACCCACAAACACAGTCAATATAGCGCACATCTGTCAGTGCCTAGAAGCGCCATAATGATAATTACGCATTTGTCACCGCCCACAATAATAGTGATGAAATAGCGCAAATCTGTCAGTGCCTAGAAGCGCCATAATGATACTTACGCATTTGTCAATAGTGATGAAATAGCGCAAATCTGTCAGTGCCTAGAAGCGCCATAATGATAATTACGCAGTTGTCACCGCTCACAATAATAGTGATGAAATAGCGCAAATCTGTCAGTGCCTAGAAGCGCCGTAATGATAAGAAATATGTTTGAATACTTTGTATTGAAAAACAGGTATTAATCACAAGTTGGTATTGATCAGCGTTTGGTATTGATGAAGAGGTATAAGGGGCTTATTTTCGGGTTGCCGTTGTCAGGTATTTTGGCGAAAGCAAAATGGACACGTGTGACAACCCAGAAGCATAATTATTCAATGATAAGCATGCATTCAAAGCTCTTACAACCGTGTGCATGAGGATCACAATACGGTCtggttacatttagtcaagttatgactaaatgtattaacatTGACTGGGAATTGAGATGAGggtgtagtgtatgtgtgtacgtgtgtgtgtgtgtgtgtgtgtgtgtgtgtgtgtgtgtgtgtgtgtgtatagatcggttccgagaaaactactcgaccgatcttcatgaaacttcacaagtgagttcctgggtatgatatccgcggaagttttttttctttttttcgataaatgtctttgatgacgtcatgtccggcAATAAGTAAAacttgaggcagcactgtcacgcccacATTTTTCAAcgaaattggttgacattttggtcaagtaatcttcgacgaagcccggactttggtattgcatttcggcATGGAGACTTAAAAATTAGTTTacgagtttgctcattaaaattgtcattaaaAAAGATTTTCACTTACAGATTAACACataattgcattgtattcctcatcttctcctgaattcaaatatatatataaatatgttatgtttacttgaaaaacgcgctcagaattaaagaaaataggtcgagtataatgttcgcatgctttgcggagacgagcgtaacccgtctcggtctttggggaagtttagccgagactatctgaatgtagtctcggtgatgactaCTTTTTGGTGttgatgtagaggttacatgccgagtctcagtgattattaaaaataatggtcgaagtttgcggatcatgaaaaatgcgagcttcagcgagctttttcatgaccgcgaactgagaccattatttttaataatcactgagacgaggtgtgtaacctctttattcctcctttcttcagttattccaaaaaaacaggagtttttgtgcgaaagtttgatcgaatccgaatcactcaaccagtcaacctgcgcaggcgatcgattaatgcgcggttgtatagttccgtgcaaatcattccattctgttaacacttcttttcagtttccctgttttggactaaaatcaagtacacagatatgctgttattctgctgtggcggtaaaggcagatattgtgtgttctgtttatgttttagtatcgtttagtaaatgttctttcgtcaaatgggactagcagacgaacttttgcacccgtgttccaacgttaattactgtatgaagttcagttttctggggaaaatagtgtatgaaaccgctttatgttgtttaaattgatgagatgtgtgcatttggttgcgtgtgatctgtttataaaatgaaatattgttgaaaactgaccgtcggattgcagtcagtgttgtcgaagaaactgcgttaaaagaaggggaactactcttgtcgccagagtatgagttacttgccttgggaatttgcttgtgatgaacggcagatctagattcagaaaacaaccgaactcatggattttacatggagattcatgtgttcaggcctgtagttgttaatttaaatgcggtatgtttgtattgtttgctccagagatgtatacttcgtacgtatagagcgttcggaacttttcagtcgcaaaagtagtaccgaaacagaacagcttctcaacccattgcactatcgaggattcaggctgttgctggctcgttatttgtttggttgctgggtcattatcgaaaaataactagctctacaagtttacagaggtaaagaagcagaggggggaataaatctTAGTTTGATGCCTACAGATTGACTAACTGTTTTTATATcgtttcacgcgacttgtttttgttttatcccAGCCATGAAAAGGTCCGGGAATCTCGTCAGACACAAGCAGCATTTCCTGTTCTTGAGCCTTGTGCGTGAGTATGAAAAAAGCCCGTTTTGTTTTCTGCTTTCAGCCAATCGAGTgaatttctgagaaaaaaaacgtagcgcgcgtgcgtgctaaagtaaaggatgatctcccttgctcatgacgtaatttctatgcattctcgctcttgacgtcattctatatttaacttttctttaaaagtacaagcgatcgagtgcacattttggcatttttagcaggCTCTcattataaaaaacgctcgcgctggacccgagtactcttcagactggctcgctcccccagtatgaaagtttttgtcttgtgcacgtttaagaccaagtgattgctctgtgtgaattacaggcattccctttgctatataactacattgcatgcgagccgaggatgtgcgtggtgactggcctttctcttttatttgatcacagtgaaaaatatactgccgaccctcttcataactggtcaactggtggcccacgaagttcttttactgtcctggctcgcggattcttgcatttatcacgccccaggtagttttaccaaattctttaatgtaaagtgaaggtaaaagactgaaacatatgtaaacaaaggaaaccataagaaaaaaatacaaattaatatgaaaagaatcaaaacacaaaatcgcgacctctaaaccaccgcagtcgcgactgagcaaccaacgcttggtagaaaatggggtacacaaaaaaatcaaattattcaaacacacaacgcgcaaaggctggcaaatcgtctcgcatgtcatctatatatataaacgacttgtgtctgtgtgtgtgtgtgtgtgtgtgtgtgtgttcgcgatgcacgcccaaggttctcgatggatctgtttcaaatttggtgcccatattcaggtacaccccggacacaacctgctcgatgagatatttcaacgtgctctcagcgcgcagcgctgaaccgattttggtttttctctggatccattcccagtaactcttccttatcttttccagtgttttcagcgtttatctcccttccttcgtgtggcgtcaatccatattcccgtttctatttttagaaggtcactgtcgacaacgctcaatccatattcccgttatactatttttactcttctccagtgttttgcgcgtttatctcccttccttcctgcggtgcgccggcaaagccggcgtacacccggcaaagccgggtccccggcgcagccgggtattcggctcgacttcttcccggcgaagccgtacccggcgaagagggtattcatctagtacgctatatttctcgtcactgtgtgacgcgttcggctgttctatcagctcaatggctggctgttgctccgtCTGAATtcgtcccaccgccaagtcggttttgtggtttatttcgcatttaggttccaggtaacattatgaagttttaatacgattaATTGGAcatattatcaagttagtgtatcaacttttgaacaaaCTGCGTCCAGTactttcccagcaataagctgttaagtcgagacagacagacacacacacacacacacacacacacacacacacacacacacacacacacacacacacacacacacacacacacacacacacacacacacacacacacacgattaaagtctgttgagcccaagtactagcgtactcggggataaatatatatgtgtgtgtgtgtgtgtgtgtgtgtgtgtgtgtgtgtgtgtgtgtgtgtgtgtgtgtgtgtgtgtgtgtgtgtgtgtgcgtgtgttgtctTCTGCTTTGAGCCAATCGCGTTAAATTGTGAAATAGTatttgcgcgcgcgcgtacgcgtgtgtatgtgagtgtctgtgtgcgcgcgcgcgtgtgtgtgtgtgtgtgtgtatatgtgtgtgtgtgtgtgtgtgtgtgtgtgtgtgtgtgtgtgtgtgtgtgtatatgtgtgtctgttcgtctatccgtctgtctgtctccctgtctgcctgtctgtctatctgtcaatttgtctatctgtctatgtctgtgtttctgtgtcattTATCCTGATGTCTCGGTCTACTTTGAGATTTATGGTAACAAGAACTGATATCTGGTGTCTGTTGTCTTATTCAAGCCGAACACGTAATTAATCTTCATCAAAGCGACACTAATCTTTTGTCGATTTTATCTCAGCTTTGTTCAGTTTCCTTGTTGACTTATTGGtcttaattaaaaacaaataaataaaaagccAGTGTGTTCAATTTTATTCTCGAAGATAGACATATTGAATTAATGTTTTGACATTGCTCTATGCGTCTTGCTTGATTCTGAACAAAAATGACGTGAACACGTGATTTGAGCTCTAACATGATATATGACTAATCATAATAAGGTGAATTGGACGATCTGATGATGGATATTTTGTCGGTTCTATCACAAGATCAGTTTTCGACGGTTGATCAAGGATACGTCTCACAAATGCAATACAGACAAAGATGAAGCAAACGATTGTCAATTCGGGGGCTCTACAGCAATTGCTGAAAGGCAACGTCACGCTTGAGTCGTCATGAAGAATTCAATCGATATAATTATACTGAGTACATTCTCTCTTTCGATTTCCTTGCTGACGTCATAACTATTACTGCAACTGTGGTCTGACGCATATGAGCGCTACAATAGGCTGCTACTAACTCTCTTTGCTTATGAGCGGCATCCACTGTTCTCTTTTTTCGCCTTGATGAATAATGAAGGTGGCGGTTGGCGTTTCTGATCATCGGTAATTGTTCATTCGGCTGTGGAACAATCTGTTTGCACAGCGCAAAGCTCGCTAAACACAAGAATCTCATCAATGTTTGACATCTGGGGCAGCCTCTCTGATGCGATAGTTGTGTAAAATGTGAAGGGCGATATAAAGAACCTTGTGGCGCTCCACTTACGACATAACATTGAAACACAAAAGTTCAAAGTATTGCCTCTTTTCGCAATTACGAATCGGTTTGTTCCAGCGAATGTTCGAAGGGACGATGGCCTAGTTGTTATTAATTAACTTAGCAAAGCTGTTAATAATTGCACCGTGTTTCCTTTAGATTTTATTTACGTTCGTACTCTTGAAACGACAGTTGTTTTGCAACAGCTGTAACTAGCTAGGCCAGTAGGTTTGGTCATATTATAGGACTGTTTGCACGTACTGGCGATGATTCGACGCCTCTCCCGGCCCCCTACACACCTTAGTGTTAGGTTTTTCTATCGTGACATGTTTTCATGGTCTGTCGGGTACTTCTAAAATATAAACTAGAACTATTTTCTCACAGTTTATTTCATAAAAAAGACGATTCACATACGTATTTCTTATTAACAGTTTCTATGAAGCAAGAAGGACTACTTTTGTCTGTTCTGGGACGTTCCGCCGGACACGTTATTTAACTTTCTGAAAGAGATTTTCAATAAGATTGAAAGTACAATCTCGTAAAGAATCTGAGTTTTAGTGAACCTTCTACATTTTACTGTGAAACACCTAACATGTGCATTAGTTTTAAAGAGTTGGTTAAGAACAAAAAAGGAGAATAATCTCTGTGCTGAATCGGTCTCGTATGACCCGTGGGTTCTCGAGACAAGAAGaagcaataaacaaacaaacacaattcgTGTAATCAGCATACTTTTCACCTGGGCATTTCTCTTACAGGAATCATATCAGACTCTTTTTAATGATGTTTTCTCAAAGACAACATGGCAAAAAACCGTAAGTTTCGAATTCAATAAAGGAAGAATACACGAACTTAAACGACTTTTGcgcagaaaagaaaaaaacacgccATTTATTTATCTTCTGAAGATTAGTTTGCATGGTTGCATAGTTCTGCTATTCTGTCGGCTATGGAAAAAAACATTTGTTGACGTCAGGTTTAAATAGTCTTCCGGATTGTTTTCCTAACTTACTCACATAACAGCTACAATAATGTTAACTTTCCGAGGCATTTAAAGGAGTCATTCAGAGGTTTTGCAACTTTCAAAGGAACATTAAAACAGAAAGACGTTTGCGGACTTTGCAACAATTCATGACTTTGTGTGTAGATAGAATAATGTCTGTTGGACAATTGTTATAATGTCGTCTGCATTATGCTCACTGGCATGAGGAAACGTTCCCCGCGGTCATAACCGACTGACTCCTCCACGCCTGGCTGTTCTCACCAGGCTCTCAACTGTGGCAGTTGCACATTGTTAATTCTTTTCAGCCcccatttattttcttcttgccTTTTACATTTCCTCTCACGGAACAGAGTGGCCTTAACAAGGTACTTTCTGACTTATTTTTCCCCGATCTCTCCCTATTCCGGTCCATCTCCCCGCTCCCTCTCTCCCTGCCTACGCGGTCCTGGTTTTACCCAGGCTCCTTTCTCGGACGATGAGGTATGACTGCCTAACGTCAGGTTGTCACTGTCATAACTACAAACATTTGGTTTGTGGTATGGTTtgttttgcacacaaaaaagtgaaATAACTCTTTGAAACCAGCTCACCGATCCAGGGGAATGTCTCTGAAGTAGCCGGCAATGTCTCGGACACGACGAGCATGAAGACGGCCAGAGACAGCAGCACGGTGATCTCCAGGGAGATCTTCTCCCCGGACTCTGGCGGCAAGAGAAAGCCCAGCACCGACATCGAGGTGATGATGATACAGGGGAACAGTAGGTTCAGCACGTAGAACATGGGCTTGCGCTTGAGGTTAACGTAGAACGTCACATCGGGGTAGGGCTCGGGGCAGCACCCGTATGTGATCACGTGACGCTCTAGGGGCATTGAGGTGATGTCGAACTCGCTGTTGACCACGAAAGATCCGATGTCGCCTGCAGCCGACCGGTTGGTGAGGTTGATCTCAAAGCCGTGGTGAGCCCACGATCCGAACTGTGAATCCACACACGCAGACAATGCTCAGAAAACTGATGTAATAAAaacaatttggaaaaaacaGAGTGCCGAAAGAGTCTACTGATGTGAACTATACCCATTCGACTAGTTCAAAAACTGAACATCAAACCGATGGGCTAAAACCAGAACCAATTACCTCCAAATAACATGTTTTGCAACTTTATAGTTATTTGACTTATGGTAACATGATTCTCACTTTCTGTGAAGGATTCTTGAAAATCTTGCATAATTGCGTATTTATAAGTCATAATTTGTTCTGGCTCCAAGCATTTCTCCTGCTCATCTTGGAAGCAGAACCCTCTAACTCCATCCAGGTTGGAAGCAGAACGTGCTAAGTTCAGTTTAGTCTGTTCTGCTACTGAGGCCTGTGGGGAAAGGGGAGTGTTTCACTGCGAGCCAGATGCAGCCATCGTCACCTGACCTCTTCTGCTTGCTGTGTCACAGTCACTTTTCCTGTTTTCAGCGCAGCCAGATAAGCGCACATTCGCGGTAGTGGTATCTGGTCTTGACCCTTTCTGTGTGGTGTAGGATTTCCTCCAGCACACAGAATAGTGTAACTAGCAGTAGTAGAGTCTGCTGTCGACAGAAAAAGGAATTTGATAGACTGTGGGAACTAAAACAGGTCAGTGACACCTGTCAAGTGTCAGTATCCGAATTCCTGACTCCGGATGTACagggtttaaacacaattaactttcctGTGATAAAGTGTGCATGAAGAATGAATTAGGAAAGATTGCAGTCCCTTGATATTGAGGGAGGAGGGTGGTAATAAGGGGGTTGGGgccggggaggggggttggtggtaaagtgggtgcaagggggtggggtggggtgggggggggtgctaAACTGACAAAAGGATGGTCCACTTTCTGAAAACACTTGAACAGAGAACAGCTCTCTGCCATTTTTACATCTGCTGTACAGTCAATTTGGCTGTTGCTCGAGTCAGGACACAGATTCAAGTGAGTATCTTCATGTATTatgttttttccccatttgaacaGACCATAAAAGCTGAAATTCAGATTCCTTTTTAAAATATATAGGGGATTAACCTTCTGATTCAGTCTAAATCCTGTATCTGCAAACTGATTCCtagctttttgtgttttgttttcctaattgtaaaacacaggcaggtaaatgtgtttgtttcagcgTGAATGttcttgcgcgcgtgtgtgtttgtttgtgtcagtgtgtgtttgtgtgtgacggtgtgtgcatgtgtagtGTATCCATGCAGCTCTTTagtgtttgttaaaaaattaaaaaatgtaagTGAGTGTTTTCAGTATTTGTGTATGCTTGTAAAGATGGATAAATGAATGATTTGGTTGATGGATTTTGTCAGTTTAATTGACTCTAATATATTTTGTTATTCAGAGGTTATCACAATGTCAAACTGATGAGCATGAGTGGTCAGAGTGTAATCAagtactaatgtttcatttgtttgtgtgaatagaaacacgaaaactatCCAAAGTTTTAACGCAGAAGCGATAATACGGAGgcaattacctttttttttaattatcggttaataattttaaaatagaagtacatgtagtaattgCCTGTTCAAAGGAGATAACATTCATAGTATCCATGTCTTTTGCAGACGCTGTTTGAAAGGAGATGAATCAGGCCGTCCAGGCAAGTAAGAAGCACCATGCATTTCAGGAGACTGTCCTTCGGATTCACGGATTACGGTTGCATAATCTCCTTTCTGCCAATGCTAAAAGTGAAACCTGATGACTTTGATGCGTCTCCATTGGCAAAATCTACCCCAAAATATGACGATTGTGCTGTTTCTTCAATCGAAGATCCTTTTGAGAACATGGTGAATGGGGGTTATCCTCCTGTTCGAGTCATGCATCAACTCCAATACTTGCTGATTGTGATTCCACCCCTCAAAAATGAATCAAGCTACCCAACTCCTGTACATCTTTCTCCTGTGTGTGCTTCCACAGTTTCTGTTACCCTGTAGGTGTATTCACATCAGCTTGTAGTATATATGTCAGACACTGCTCCCGGTTAAGGTGAAACTACCACAGCATCTCTTCCATCTGTTTATGGAACCCCAACAAAGAAAATTCTGTCATCGATGAAGGAAGCATCCTATGTGACACCTCATGAGAAGAAGTTCAGCCGAACTTAAAGACTCTGCAACCCGGGACTACGGGAAAAGGTGTGTTCGAAAAGCGAAGACACTCAGAGATGAATTTTACAcaggaataactggtcaaacggCTAAGACAAAAGCAGTACAGGAGGTCGACTGTTAAAAGtgcaaaatgtgtattatttattTCGACCTTTCTGCACAACATTGTTGTGAAGAGGAAAGTACAACAAAAGGTAAGAATGCCTATTTGTTTTCTTGATAATGAACAGAGCATGCAGTCAGGATCTAAAGCTCGTGATTTTGTTACCATTTGCATTGTGTGGTTAAAATGCGCCTTCAGCCTTGTGTTTATTCGTTTGTTTGCTGCTTTGTTCGTTTggtttgttgttagtgttattgGGTTTGTAGTTTTTGTGCGTAACGCAAAACGATATGAGCTGATACAACATAAGATTACCGTTGGGATTTcttgaaaaacacaataaaaaaaaaaagtgtaatgatttcagagagagttttgtgtgtgtgttgtggttttttttcgctATGAAAAGTACCggcaatttaatttttatttatgcgTGTTGCGTTCATTAGGCCACACAATGAATGAATACATGAGTCCTTGATGATATTTTTGCAAGTGActtgacatttgtttgtttatgacgGTAATAAACCTTGAAGAACGATTTGAACTAATGTACAGTATAAGCTTTGCTTGGAAGCAGAACATGCTATGTGTGAGGAGGCTGCTTCTGACTGCTGTAGCACAGGCCACAGTGGGGTCTGTGTGGAAGTCAGAAGCAGCTATGGTGCACTGGGCTTTTCTAGCTCCAGAACTGAGAAAAGAGCAGGAGTGTATTCTGGAAGCAGAACAAATTATACCTTTTTTGCATATGAAAAAGttgttcaattaaattgattactAGTGTGCATGACCAGTGTTACCTCTAAGTCAAGTGTGTAAAATATGAGGGCTACAATCCTGTGTTTACTATTTGTTATAAGGGGTTGAAATCTTCAAGTGGCCATTTCTCAAAATGGTGGAAATCCAGTTAGATGGTTCTGGTTTTAACCCATCGAAACATCAATACGTCAGATTCCCAACACTACTCTCTTTGAGCTTTGCCTCTGGGTTGCTTTTACTTGTTCTGTTGTAtgcatgttttgctatcttggAAGAAGAAACGTTCGACCAAAGGATttcttgttgttggttgttttgaCGGCTCCTGGTGCGTGGCCCTCTCATCCCCTCCAAACATTCTAGTTGATTCTGATTTCCTTAGTTACTGGTATGTTTTGTACAACACCACCATTTAAAagcaaacttcacacaattCTGCCCAAACTGTCTGAGAACTTGCAAAAGAACCGCTCTAGTAGTAGAGAGGAGGCACTTGCACACGGATACATAACTATTAGAGGGTGAAGACCCTTACCGCATAGGATGTGACAAACCTTTGACTACAGAACACATTCTTATCAAATGCGTTGATATTAAAAAAAGTCGTGACACATATTACAGTGCTCgaacaaaatgtttaactttTTGAAGAGTGACTAGGATATTAAACAAGACTTAAAAGTAGTTCTCACCTGCAGGGCGCACTTCTGGGTGTCAAAGGGGAAGTAAGTGACGTCGATGCTGCAGAGGACGGAGATGACAGTGGGGAAGTTGTAGGACATGTCCCCGGTACTGGCGACCACCACGCGGTATTCTGTCAAGCCTGGCATGGCACCCTGCGAACTGGTTGGCACCCCAAACAACAGATAAGGATGCAGTTTTGTTCACAACGTCAGTGTGTTAGTAGGAGTGCAAAACATGTATATACTGACCAACACCattaagaaacaagtcgcgtaaggcgaaaatacaacatttagtcaagctcagtcgaactcacagaatgaaactgaac carries:
- the LOC138976441 gene encoding neuronal acetylcholine receptor subunit alpha-10-like, with translation MENPAKCTATLVTIFCLFFAQVTTVTANNQTALMAHLFTNYESRVRPVCGVDRPIEVKVGLAIRQIIELDEPKQILYLNAWLRLSWFDCQLVWDSTQYGNISSVIVPYKTVWAPDITLYDNSQGAMPGLTEYRVVVASTGDMSYNFPTVISVLCSIDVTYFPFDTQKCALQFGSWAHHGFEINLTNRSAAGDIGSFVVNSEFDITSMPLERHVITYGCCPEPYPDVTFYVNLKRKPMFYVLNLLFPCIIITSMSVLGFLLPPESGEKISLEITVLLSLAVFMLVVSETLPATSETFPWIGVYFACAMILVSVSTVLTVMVLNVHHKNYRPVPRWIKVLILRYAARVVFFTDTGTCRRIQVQQTNSDFTHQNGLSGKHSQDKAGLPQLNGSSRPMSALGEETPVPGNTNLGPLVQVLQEQLRLLNKAEERKKSKERHEIQDNEWRNVAIVLDRLFLMLFLLFFTITSLVVLVPLAERD